From the Polaribacter tangerinus genome, the window TTATCTTTACCTCCAATAGCATTTAAGTATTTGTCTACCACAGAGGCAGCTGTCATGCCAGTAGGAATTGGCATTGTCATTGCTGGCTTTTCTGTAGGATTTCCTTCTTTGTCAAAATATTTAATTACATAGTCGGTTTTTTCAAGATTTTTAAGCACTTCAATACCTTTTCCGGTAATTACAATTCTTGCTTTGTCACCTCTAAAATATTTGATAGCTGCATTTTGAACATCATCTAAAGTTACTGCTTTGATATTTTTAATGTAGTTTTCGTAAAAATCTTCTGGTAAATTGTAACGTTCTATGTTAAGAGCAAAGTTTGCTATAGTTCTTGGTTTTTGAACATCCATTACAAAACTACCGATGTAAGCTTCTTTTGAGTTGTTAAGTTCCTCTTCAGTAACTTTCTGATAGCGAATTCTGTTTATTTCTCTTTGCAGTTCTACAACAGAACTATCTGTAACCATGTTTCTAACACTGGCTGTAGCTCTAAAAGTACCGGTGTATTTACTTTGTCTTAAGCTAGAATACGAGCCATAAGTGTAACCTTTATCTTCTCTTAAGTTCATAAACAAACGAGCCGTTCCACCACCACCAAGTATGTTGTTTGCAAGCAATGCTGCGTAGTAGTCTTTATCACCTAAAGTTAAATCTACAGTATTTATTACTGCTATTTCAGATTGTACAGCATTGTCCATATTTACAAAATTAATTTCTGTAGTAGGTACTTTTTTGATTTCTGGCATTGTGTATGCAGGAATTTCTCCTTTTTGCCAGTCTGAAAATAATGAAGTAACTAGTTTTTTAGTTTCTTTAATATCAATATCTCCCTCTATAACCAAGTAAGCATTGTTTGGTTTGTAGTAGGTGTTGTAATTGTTTTTAATATCATCTAGAGTAATTCTCTTAATGCTTTCTTTTGATGTAAACTCTCCAGAAGGATGATTTCTCCCATATGTTAATACGTTTTCTACACGTCTTGCAACACTTGTTACACTTTTTTCGTTCGATTTTAAACCGTCTAATGTAAGCTGAACTTCTTTTTCAAATTCTTCTTGTGTAAATTCAGAGTTTTTTACTCCATCTGCCATCAATTCTAGAATTTCTGGGAAGTATTTTTTCAAAGACGATGCAAAACCTCCAGAACTAAAGAAGGAAACATTAGCACCTAAAAAATCTACCTTTTCATTAAACTCATCTTTTGTAATATTGGCAGTTCCTCTACCAAGCAAGCTTCCCATCATAGAAGAAACCCCTGCAATATCTCCTTCTAGGTAAGGTTTATTGTCTATCGATAAATTTGCAGCCACTCTTGGTAACTTGTTGTTTTCTACGAGTATAACTTTAAGGCCATTTTTTAATGTAAACTTTACTGGTTTCCCAAGTTTTACTACCGGATCTGGACCCGGTTTTGGCATTTTACTTCTATCTATTTGTGCATTTATACTTAATGTAGCTACAAAAAGTACCACCAATGCTAAAATTTTTGTTTTCATATTTTGTGTCTTAGTATTCATATAATCTTAGATTATATTTTCTTATTTTTTTTCTGGTAAATATTCTAAAATCAATCTCTGATTTGGATTTAGGTACTTTTTAGCCACTTCTTTAATTTCTTCTCTAGTAATAGATCTGTAAATTTCTATTTCTGTGTTTATTAAATTAGTATCTCCATAAAGCACATTATATCTTGCTAAAGAGTTTGCAATTCCCTCTACACTAGAGTTAGAATTTACATAATTATTTTCAAACTGATTTTGTAGCTTTTGGTATGCTTTTTCTGAGATTAATTCTGTTTGAATTTTAGCTATTTCCTCGTCTATTTCATTTACAATATCCATTAATTTGGTGTCTCCTTGTGGGAGTCCGAATAAAATGTAGGTACCATAATCTTCCTGACTTGCGTTAATTGCACCAGCTTGAAGTGCCATTTTCTTTTCGTCAACTAATTTTTTGTACAATACAGAACTTTTTCCAGTACTTAAATATGATGAAATCATATCTAAAACTCTAGAATCTCTAGTTTTCATAGAAGGAGTTCTGTAGGCAGCCATTACAGCAGGAATTTGAATATTTGGGTCATATCCTTTAGCAGTAATTGTTTCGGTAATAGGATCTTCTTTTGGGAAGTTTTTAGTAATTTCTTCACCTCTAGGAATATGACCAAAATAGTCTTGAATCATTTTTTTTGCAGTTGGTACATCAATATCACCAGCTACTACTAAGGTTGCATTGTTAGGAACATAAAATTTCTTGTTAAATGCTAAAAACTCCTCAAGAGTTGCAGCATCTAAGTGTTCCATTTTACCAATAGTGGTTCCTTTGTATGGGTGTTTTTTAAAAATATTTTGTTTTACATATTCTAAAAAACGAGAATACGGTTGATTGTCTACTCGCAACCTTTTCTCTTCTTTAACAACTTCGTTTTGTGTATCTACACCTTCCTGACCAATAATTGGATGTAACAAACGCTCAGACTCCATCCAAAGGCCTAATTCCAATTTATTTGATGGAAAAATTTCGTAATAATAAGTTCTATCATCTGTAGTGTTAGCGTTGTTTCTACCTCCATTAGATGACACTAATTTAAACCATTCTCCTTTCTTAATATTTTTGGTACCTTCAAAAAGCAGGTGCTCAAAAAAATGTGCCATTCCAGTTCTATCAGGCTGTTCATCTTTTGCTCCTACATGGTACATAACAGAAGTTACTACTACTGGAGCAGAGGTGTCTTTGTGTAAAATAACGTGCATTCCGTTATCTAGATTATACTCTTCAAATTCAACCTTTTGTGCATTTGCAGAAAACGCAACTAACACTGCTGAGGCAAGAGTTAAAATACTTTTTTT encodes:
- a CDS encoding insulinase family protein translates to MKTKILALVVLFVATLSINAQIDRSKMPKPGPDPVVKLGKPVKFTLKNGLKVILVENNKLPRVAANLSIDNKPYLEGDIAGVSSMMGSLLGRGTANITKDEFNEKVDFLGANVSFFSSGGFASSLKKYFPEILELMADGVKNSEFTQEEFEKEVQLTLDGLKSNEKSVTSVARRVENVLTYGRNHPSGEFTSKESIKRITLDDIKNNYNTYYKPNNAYLVIEGDIDIKETKKLVTSLFSDWQKGEIPAYTMPEIKKVPTTEINFVNMDNAVQSEIAVINTVDLTLGDKDYYAALLANNILGGGGTARLFMNLREDKGYTYGSYSSLRQSKYTGTFRATASVRNMVTDSSVVELQREINRIRYQKVTEEELNNSKEAYIGSFVMDVQKPRTIANFALNIERYNLPEDFYENYIKNIKAVTLDDVQNAAIKYFRGDKARIVITGKGIEVLKNLEKTDYVIKYFDKEGNPTEKPAMTMPIPTGMTAASVVDKYLNAIGGKDKVLAVKTTMMVANATIQGTPLVMTMKAAAPNKTSQEIAVMGNVMQKSVFNGTTGYSEARGQKMEMQPAQIEEAKNGNALFSDLNYASGELLRIEPVDGKNAIVLKSNDKEVYYDMTSWLKIKEVKTSKTPDGKEVKLPTTFSDYKEVNGIKFPHAIGQKMGPMNLEFEIKEIKVNEGVTDADFE
- a CDS encoding M16 family metallopeptidase codes for the protein MKKSILTLASAVLVAFSANAQKVEFEEYNLDNGMHVILHKDTSAPVVVTSVMYHVGAKDEQPDRTGMAHFFEHLLFEGTKNIKKGEWFKLVSSNGGRNNANTTDDRTYYYEIFPSNKLELGLWMESERLLHPIIGQEGVDTQNEVVKEEKRLRVDNQPYSRFLEYVKQNIFKKHPYKGTTIGKMEHLDAATLEEFLAFNKKFYVPNNATLVVAGDIDVPTAKKMIQDYFGHIPRGEEITKNFPKEDPITETITAKGYDPNIQIPAVMAAYRTPSMKTRDSRVLDMISSYLSTGKSSVLYKKLVDEKKMALQAGAINASQEDYGTYILFGLPQGDTKLMDIVNEIDEEIAKIQTELISEKAYQKLQNQFENNYVNSNSSVEGIANSLARYNVLYGDTNLINTEIEIYRSITREEIKEVAKKYLNPNQRLILEYLPEKK